The following are encoded together in the Chaetodon auriga isolate fChaAug3 chromosome 6, fChaAug3.hap1, whole genome shotgun sequence genome:
- the LOC143322208 gene encoding calcitonin gene-related peptide 1-like isoform X3 — MVMLKISAFLVAYALVICQMYCSQAAPARPGLESMSDRVTLTDYEARRLLNAIVKEFVQMTAEELEQQATEGNSVTAQKRACNTATCVTHRLADFLSRSGGMGNSNFVPTNVGAKAFGRRRRNVQM, encoded by the exons ATGGTTATGTTGAAGATCTCTGCTTTCCTCGTTGCCTACGCGCTGGTCATTTGCCAGATGTACTGCTCACAAGCCGCTCCTGCCAG ACCGGGTTTAGAGTCCATGTCAGACCGAGTCACGCTCACGGACTACGAGGCGCGAAGGTTACTCAACGCCATTGTCAAGGAGTTTGTGCAGATGACggcggaggagctggagcagcaggcaACTGAGGGAAACAG CGTTACAGCACAGAAGCGAGCCTGCAACACGGCAACCTGCGTGACTCACCGCCTGGCGGACTTCCTCAGCCGGTCGGGGGGAATGGGCAACAGCAACTTCGTCCCCACCAACGTCGGCGCCAAGGCCTTCGGCAGGCGGAGGAGAAACGTCCAGATGTGA
- the LOC143322208 gene encoding calcitonin-1-like isoform X1, with amino-acid sequence MVMLKISAFLVAYALVICQMYCSQAAPARPGLESMSDRVTLTDYEARRLLNAIVKEFVQMTAEELEQQATEGNSMDRHLTKRCSNLSTCVLGKLSQELHKLQTFPRTNVGAGTPGKKRSAPESDSYANYGETFDSI; translated from the exons ATGGTTATGTTGAAGATCTCTGCTTTCCTCGTTGCCTACGCGCTGGTCATTTGCCAGATGTACTGCTCACAAGCCGCTCCTGCCAG ACCGGGTTTAGAGTCCATGTCAGACCGAGTCACGCTCACGGACTACGAGGCGCGAAGGTTACTCAACGCCATTGTCAAGGAGTTTGTGCAGATGACggcggaggagctggagcagcaggcaACTGAGGGAAACAG CATGGACAGGCACCTAACCAAGCGCTGCTCCAACCTCAGCACCTGTGTGCTGGGCAAACTGTCTCAGGAGCTGCACAAGTTGCAGACGTTCCCTCGCACGAACGTGGGAGCAGGAACGCCCGGCAAGAAGCGCAGTGCGCCTGAGAGCGACAGCTATGCAAACTACGGCGAGACGTTTGACAGCATCTAA
- the LOC143322208 gene encoding calcitonin gene-related peptide 1-like isoform X2, with translation MVMLKISAFLVAYALVICQMYCSQAAPARPGLESMSDRVTLTDYEARRLLNAIVKEFVQMTAEELEQQATEGNSSVTAQKRACNTATCVTHRLADFLSRSGGMGNSNFVPTNVGAKAFGRRRRNVQM, from the exons ATGGTTATGTTGAAGATCTCTGCTTTCCTCGTTGCCTACGCGCTGGTCATTTGCCAGATGTACTGCTCACAAGCCGCTCCTGCCAG ACCGGGTTTAGAGTCCATGTCAGACCGAGTCACGCTCACGGACTACGAGGCGCGAAGGTTACTCAACGCCATTGTCAAGGAGTTTGTGCAGATGACggcggaggagctggagcagcaggcaACTGAGGGAAACAG CAGCGTTACAGCACAGAAGCGAGCCTGCAACACGGCAACCTGCGTGACTCACCGCCTGGCGGACTTCCTCAGCCGGTCGGGGGGAATGGGCAACAGCAACTTCGTCCCCACCAACGTCGGCGCCAAGGCCTTCGGCAGGCGGAGGAGAAACGTCCAGATGTGA